In Ferroplasma sp., a single window of DNA contains:
- a CDS encoding alcohol dehydrogenase catalytic domain-containing protein: protein MEFYAMVLSDFNKPLIRDKIHLDNPQGNEVIIKILAAGMCGTDLGISRGIELKPGFQLPMILGHENVGEIVSIGDSVQDYNIGDRVAVYPAWGCGKCRWCRGGFPNLCPYQTTPGQTGYNGGYAEYMLVPDYRWLYGIGSLDPIHVAPLVDAGTTSLGAVKKIVSSVSPVSTIIINGIGGLATYTVQIMKTVMPTVNVIAVSRKDEHLEFAKKLGADIVVKPSQLKETVGMVTDGEGAQGAIDLVSSSDTVQMLNSVLSVNGKLVLVGAYGKTSNIDVFTTMVYQHSISGSNYGTYQDMIDVIKMYSMKRIKSYVVERKLEDANVGLEAISSGTVLGRQVIVPD from the coding sequence ATGGAATTCTATGCAATGGTGCTATCAGACTTCAATAAACCATTAATCAGGGATAAAATTCATCTTGATAACCCACAGGGCAATGAGGTTATAATAAAAATACTCGCTGCAGGAATGTGTGGCACTGATCTGGGCATTTCAAGGGGTATAGAGTTAAAACCAGGATTTCAGCTCCCCATGATACTTGGACACGAGAATGTGGGGGAGATAGTTAGTATCGGGGATTCGGTTCAGGATTATAATATCGGTGATAGGGTTGCTGTATATCCAGCATGGGGATGTGGCAAATGTAGATGGTGCCGCGGAGGGTTCCCAAATTTGTGCCCTTACCAAACAACTCCCGGACAGACTGGATACAACGGTGGCTATGCTGAGTATATGCTTGTTCCTGATTACAGATGGCTATATGGAATAGGGTCTCTTGATCCTATCCATGTTGCTCCACTGGTGGATGCAGGAACCACATCACTTGGTGCAGTAAAAAAGATAGTTTCCTCTGTATCTCCAGTATCAACTATTATAATCAATGGTATTGGGGGCCTGGCCACTTATACGGTTCAAATAATGAAAACAGTTATGCCAACAGTAAATGTCATAGCTGTATCTAGGAAAGATGAGCATCTTGAATTTGCCAAAAAATTGGGTGCTGACATAGTTGTAAAGCCATCCCAGCTGAAGGAAACCGTAGGCATGGTTACAGATGGAGAGGGAGCACAGGGGGCGATCGATCTTGTTTCCAGCAGTGATACTGTCCAGATGCTGAACAGTGTACTAAGTGTAAATGGAAAACTTGTCCTCGTTGGTGCATACGGAAAAACCAGCAATATAGATGTTTTCACAACAATGGTATACCAGCATTCCATAAGCGGTAGCAATTACGGGACCTATCAGGATATGATAGATGTGATTAAGATGTATTCAATGAAACGGATAAAAAGTTATGTTGTGGAAAGAAAACTTGAAGATGCAAACGTCGGTCTTGAAGCCATAAGCTCTGGTACCGTCCTGGGAAGGCAGGTAATAGTGCCAGATTGA
- a CDS encoding FGGY-family carbohydrate kinase, producing the protein MITLCAGYVSRTPIRSSTPYNDLYFEGRYLINGCNSQYSTILEWAERNYKRRIDVNRIDMNPRAITFLPYLEGERCPIFNTEIRAGFYGIDKWSTNDYMIAAILHSMAYLSVDMIENIMKSNQEAHHFNGIIAGGGMSKVNIGSIVVALTNLRYEITGIEPTTLGACLIAMKGNSL; encoded by the coding sequence TTGATCACACTCTGCGCTGGATATGTCTCCAGAACACCTATAAGAAGTAGCACACCATATAATGATCTTTATTTCGAAGGAAGATATCTGATAAATGGATGCAATTCTCAGTATTCAACGATTCTTGAATGGGCTGAAAGAAATTACAAGAGAAGAATAGATGTGAACCGTATTGATATGAATCCAAGAGCAATTACATTTCTTCCATATCTGGAAGGGGAGAGATGTCCAATTTTTAACACAGAGATCAGGGCAGGCTTTTATGGCATTGACAAATGGTCAACAAATGATTATATGATCGCTGCAATTTTACATAGCATGGCATATTTAAGTGTTGATATGATAGAAAATATAATGAAATCAAATCAGGAAGCACACCACTTCAATGGTATAATTGCAGGTGGAGGAATGTCTAAAGTAAATATAGGTTCAATTGTTGTTGCACTAACAAACCTGAGATATGAAATAACCGGGATAGAGCCTACTACACTGGGAGCATGTTTAATTGCTATGAAGGGCAATAGTCTATGA
- a CDS encoding nucleotidyltransferase domain-containing protein, which translates to MQRKYLNSAPKIYELDYKLIIKKLEEYGNRCTNKGAVLAILIGSLAKGNYSPFSDADVIIITEGKKNVIDFMEPSFPVDVEPRVYTLDEVYALSIEKKKIILEIIQNGIILSGKQSIMENIRKLYYSNS; encoded by the coding sequence ATGCAAAGGAAATATTTGAATTCTGCTCCAAAAATATACGAACTTGATTATAAATTAATAATCAAGAAACTCGAGGAATATGGAAATCGTTGCACGAACAAAGGTGCAGTGTTGGCCATACTAATTGGATCCCTGGCCAAGGGAAATTATTCACCATTTTCGGATGCCGATGTCATAATAATAACTGAGGGGAAAAAAAATGTTATTGACTTTATGGAGCCCAGTTTCCCCGTTGATGTGGAACCTAGAGTGTATACTTTAGATGAAGTATATGCTTTAAGTATCGAAAAGAAAAAAATAATCCTGGAAATAATTCAAAATGGCATAATCCTATCCGGAAAACAGTCCATAATGGAAAATATTAGGAAATTGTATTATAGTAATTCCTGA
- a CDS encoding DsrE family protein, whose product MGSEDYLITLISGNDSTRVDEATIVATGLAEKMGATSVTLLFIGSSIETLNKYDPRSLIISTKIEELKKAKIKIMACPVAMEYYHITESDLLYYDCDKIPGGKVIADANKAGHTILTF is encoded by the coding sequence ATGGGAAGCGAAGACTATTTAATTACACTAATAAGCGGGAATGATAGCACGAGAGTGGACGAAGCAACAATTGTCGCTACAGGGCTGGCTGAAAAAATGGGTGCAACAAGCGTTACTCTATTATTTATAGGCAGTTCAATAGAGACATTAAACAAATACGACCCGCGTTCATTGATTATCAGCACTAAAATTGAAGAACTTAAAAAGGCAAAAATAAAAATAATGGCATGCCCCGTTGCAATGGAATATTATCATATAACTGAAAGCGATTTGCTATACTATGACTGCGATAAAATACCAGGGGGGAAGGTCATTGCAGATGCAAATAAGGCAGGGCACACTATACTTACATTTTAA
- a CDS encoding MFS transporter: protein MTEHINNNGTYKYKLDEILRRLDDAKLRNMYWAFVALATIGGFLFGYDQSNIGLVIPFFPYTSHIPVLLGLEASSEFLGGAVGALIVTFVADKSGRKAFLLADMGIYIVGALVSGSATSYLVLLIGRLIIGVGIGADSAIATAFISEFAPAKDRGRLTGFQQMMINMAILGAYLIGILVYGVDPAGVATVGWRILFYVAAVPAVIGLVFRYKIPESPRWLIIHKNIDKAKKVLETFGISATVEELTEASNEWNEKIKSYKIPRSIWKGVGVIVGFAFFDMFCGIDIPFIFGPEILSTIHLFPTVVNPVTSEIYDMAALVPIGIALTVGGFYGWSHIDTWGRKKISEIAWTGMIISGFIAAILWAFKLYLIVLIFLYIYTFVYSVSIGMTAWVLQGESSTSESRGFIAGIIAIAIWVMDFANVTIYPIMSSRIGFTGAWIVYSLLSVGALIWTIFMLKETKDVPVEEMDKLYA from the coding sequence ATGACCGAACATATAAATAATAATGGTACATATAAGTACAAGCTCGATGAAATTTTGCGCAGACTTGATGATGCTAAACTTAGAAATATGTACTGGGCATTTGTGGCGCTTGCTACCATAGGAGGTTTTCTTTTTGGATATGACCAGTCAAATATTGGCCTTGTTATCCCGTTTTTCCCATATACATCACACATACCGGTACTTCTTGGACTTGAGGCCTCATCAGAGTTCCTTGGAGGTGCTGTAGGGGCCCTTATTGTGACTTTTGTTGCGGATAAAAGTGGAAGAAAAGCTTTCCTTCTTGCTGATATGGGAATTTATATTGTAGGGGCCCTGGTTTCAGGATCTGCTACCTCTTATCTGGTTCTTTTGATTGGCAGGCTAATTATCGGTGTTGGAATAGGTGCCGACTCAGCCATTGCTACAGCATTCATCTCGGAATTTGCTCCTGCAAAGGACCGTGGAAGGCTTACAGGTTTTCAGCAGATGATGATCAATATGGCCATTCTGGGGGCCTACCTTATTGGTATCCTTGTTTACGGAGTAGACCCGGCCGGTGTTGCCACAGTTGGATGGAGGATACTATTTTATGTGGCTGCAGTTCCTGCAGTTATTGGTCTGGTGTTTAGGTACAAAATACCTGAATCTCCCAGGTGGCTAATCATTCATAAAAATATAGATAAAGCCAAAAAGGTTCTTGAAACCTTCGGAATATCGGCCACCGTGGAAGAGTTAACAGAGGCTTCAAATGAATGGAATGAAAAAATCAAGTCATATAAAATACCGAGGTCTATATGGAAAGGTGTTGGAGTTATAGTTGGTTTTGCGTTCTTTGATATGTTCTGCGGAATAGACATACCATTTATATTCGGTCCGGAGATACTCAGTACAATACATCTTTTCCCAACAGTTGTAAATCCGGTTACCTCAGAAATATACGATATGGCAGCTCTGGTTCCCATAGGGATTGCCCTTACTGTTGGCGGTTTCTACGGATGGTCGCATATTGATACATGGGGCAGAAAGAAAATTTCAGAAATAGCATGGACCGGGATGATCATATCAGGGTTTATAGCCGCCATACTGTGGGCATTCAAGCTATATCTCATAGTCCTTATATTCCTTTACATATATACTTTTGTATATTCTGTATCCATAGGCATGACTGCCTGGGTACTCCAGGGAGAAAGTTCTACAAGTGAATCCAGGGGATTTATAGCAGGAATCATAGCCATAGCAATCTGGGTTATGGATTTTGCAAACGTTACCATATATCCTATCATGTCCAGCAGAATTGGATTCACAGGCGCATGGATTGTCTACTCACTTCTATCAGTGGGTGCATTAATATGGACAATATTCATGCTGAAAGAAACCAAGGATGTACCAGTTGAGGAAATGGATAAACTCTATGCCTGA
- a CDS encoding alcohol dehydrogenase catalytic domain-containing protein — protein sequence MKAMVLNDTGKVEDNILKYKDVEIREPGGYEILLDNISCGVCHSNLHMIEGDWISHGLPGKKPIIPGHEIIGRVHSLGELVEGIKKGDVVGVQPLFQACGKCDYCTTGREYLCPYGKWTGETVDGGYSQQMIADSRYVNKVPSNIDYIKDSPLFCPGITAYCATEKAELAPDKTVYVVGIGGVGHLVLQFAKLYGSRVVAVSTSKAHEELAYKMGADDVLLMDRDFSNADKYRKTADSLILFAPYDKAIMNSMKMIKDSGVMVQGVFGKIDYDFTTEIRLKGTKIGGRHDMDQVLKIASQNRIKIESKEYRLEDANLALQDLKQGKINGRAVLKLN from the coding sequence ATGAAAGCAATGGTTTTGAATGACACCGGAAAGGTGGAGGATAATATCCTGAAATATAAAGATGTTGAAATTAGGGAACCCGGGGGCTATGAGATACTGCTAGATAATATATCATGCGGCGTTTGCCACTCCAACCTTCATATGATAGAGGGGGACTGGATATCCCACGGACTACCAGGGAAAAAACCAATAATCCCGGGGCATGAAATTATTGGAAGGGTCCACTCTCTGGGTGAACTTGTGGAAGGCATAAAGAAGGGTGATGTTGTAGGTGTCCAGCCGCTTTTCCAGGCATGTGGTAAATGTGATTACTGCACAACAGGAAGGGAGTATCTGTGTCCATATGGAAAGTGGACCGGTGAAACTGTAGATGGTGGATACTCACAGCAGATGATTGCAGATTCCAGATACGTTAATAAGGTCCCCTCAAATATAGACTATATTAAAGATTCTCCATTGTTCTGTCCTGGAATAACAGCATATTGTGCTACTGAAAAGGCAGAGCTCGCACCGGATAAAACAGTCTACGTTGTGGGCATTGGTGGGGTTGGGCATCTGGTACTACAGTTTGCAAAGCTTTACGGGAGCAGAGTTGTTGCAGTATCCACATCGAAGGCCCATGAGGAACTTGCATATAAAATGGGAGCCGATGATGTCCTGTTAATGGACAGAGATTTTTCAAACGCAGATAAATACAGAAAAACTGCGGACTCCCTTATACTCTTCGCTCCATATGATAAAGCAATAATGAATTCTATGAAGATGATAAAGGATAGTGGTGTAATGGTTCAGGGCGTATTTGGAAAAATTGACTATGATTTTACCACTGAAATCAGGTTAAAAGGCACAAAGATCGGAGGCAGGCATGACATGGACCAGGTACTCAAGATAGCATCTCAGAACAGGATAAAGATAGAGTCAAAAGAATACCGCCTTGAGGATGCAAATCTCGCATTGCAGGATCTGAAGCAGGGAAAGATAAATGGACGGGCAGTGTTAAAATTGAACTGA
- a CDS encoding YeeE/YedE thiosulfate transporter family protein produces the protein MIAVTAWEWIGLFIGMIVGGLAEAWGISNPEILIRLGKFQDRLFIGCIAIAIGAGALALYGLAALGVSFHWGVKPDYVWGVALGAAIFGTGIAISGYVPGTIWMALGEGRRDAVYAVFGGLLGAASWTLIYQTPFGHWLVTYDNFGEIYFGGKVDTDLYVGFGIAFIWAILMFGIAYMLPRYKGGKSCFYQSSHKNYKPTTAEEEQNIESAEVLQEGSSMPMGNGTTAEQFNYHYTVSSDLFGKVMLTVGIIIGFTVVLEMFLHQILGESTTFSWIAAELWLPASYWKYSEIVVTTIGWEPFSDIGTLFGAFLFSVFVTRRFQAFNKVLPPSWVSRFGNSEIKRAGGAFGGSFMMLLGARMADGCASGHILSGDLQMAVSSLEFFVIVIIFLLIAVHLIYKTKRSE, from the coding sequence ATGATAGCAGTAACAGCATGGGAATGGATAGGCCTGTTTATTGGAATGATAGTAGGTGGCCTTGCAGAAGCCTGGGGTATTTCAAATCCAGAAATATTGATAAGGCTCGGAAAATTTCAGGACAGGTTATTTATAGGTTGTATAGCAATTGCTATAGGAGCAGGTGCGCTGGCTTTATATGGACTGGCAGCACTGGGTGTATCATTCCACTGGGGAGTTAAGCCAGATTATGTATGGGGAGTTGCCTTGGGTGCGGCTATCTTCGGAACAGGAATAGCAATTTCAGGGTATGTCCCTGGAACAATATGGATGGCTCTGGGTGAAGGTAGGAGAGATGCTGTCTATGCTGTTTTCGGTGGGTTGCTCGGTGCAGCATCATGGACTTTAATTTATCAAACACCTTTCGGTCACTGGTTAGTAACCTACGATAATTTCGGCGAAATATATTTCGGTGGAAAGGTAGATACAGATCTCTATGTGGGATTCGGAATAGCTTTTATATGGGCGATTCTGATGTTCGGAATAGCATATATGCTTCCCAGGTATAAGGGTGGTAAAAGCTGTTTCTATCAGTCATCCCATAAAAACTATAAACCTACAACGGCAGAAGAGGAACAGAATATAGAGTCAGCAGAGGTATTGCAGGAAGGCTCATCCATGCCAATGGGTAATGGAACTACTGCTGAACAGTTTAATTATCATTACACTGTATCATCTGATTTATTTGGAAAAGTAATGTTAACCGTGGGTATAATTATAGGATTTACTGTTGTGCTTGAAATGTTCTTACATCAGATACTGGGAGAATCAACAACATTTTCATGGATAGCAGCCGAACTCTGGCTACCGGCTTCATACTGGAAATACAGTGAAATAGTGGTTACAACAATAGGCTGGGAACCATTCAGTGATATCGGAACACTATTCGGTGCCTTCCTATTCTCCGTGTTTGTAACAAGGAGATTTCAGGCATTCAACAAGGTATTGCCCCCCTCATGGGTATCCAGATTCGGCAATAGTGAAATTAAAAGAGCAGGAGGGGCATTCGGTGGTTCATTTATGATGTTACTGGGTGCAAGAATGGCCGATGGATGCGCTTCCGGGCATATATTGAGTGGAGATTTGCAGATGGCAGTAAGCAGTCTGGAATTTTTCGTAATAGTGATCATATTCCTGTTAATCGCCGTACACCTCATCTATAAAACTAAAAGGAGTGAGTAA
- a CDS encoding mandelate racemase/muconate lactonizing enzyme family protein has protein sequence MDSQLLKVPTDKHISDSIHSTESVEIIICRIITVDGIEGTGFTYTIGNGGASIKAFLDCYVKKVIIGEDSGDINGIWNKIWWMSQPVGRGGITEHAIAAVDIALWDIKCLEAGKPLFWMLGGNGRPVKLYETNSGWLHYTQEELVESAKHVMKSGFYGFKIKVGKSIEEDMQRLKAVVDAVDGKISVMADANQAWQYPEGLRRSRMMENIGIAWIEEPFPADDIGAYQKLSINSGIPVAAGETIFTKYEFMRYIGAGISIAQPDVCRTGGITEWIQISSLCMANNVNIAPHFIMQLHAPLVSSIPEGIYVEYIPWMEKLFSEKPKIESGMIYPSMKPGTGVKFSRKALEEYNAEYI, from the coding sequence ATGGATTCTCAGCTTTTGAAGGTACCCACCGATAAGCATATTAGCGATTCCATTCATTCAACAGAATCTGTTGAAATAATAATATGCAGGATAATCACTGTGGATGGAATTGAGGGGACAGGCTTTACCTATACCATAGGTAACGGTGGAGCATCCATCAAGGCATTTCTTGATTGTTATGTTAAGAAAGTTATAATAGGTGAGGATAGTGGCGATATCAATGGTATCTGGAATAAAATATGGTGGATGTCACAGCCTGTTGGAAGAGGTGGAATAACAGAGCATGCTATTGCTGCCGTTGATATTGCTCTATGGGACATCAAATGCCTTGAGGCAGGGAAGCCATTATTCTGGATGCTTGGTGGTAATGGCAGGCCGGTAAAGCTTTACGAGACCAACTCCGGGTGGCTGCATTATACTCAGGAGGAACTGGTTGAATCAGCCAAACATGTAATGAAATCTGGATTTTATGGATTCAAAATTAAGGTAGGAAAGTCCATTGAAGAGGATATGCAGAGACTTAAAGCGGTAGTGGATGCCGTTGATGGAAAAATTTCTGTAATGGCAGATGCAAACCAGGCATGGCAGTATCCAGAGGGGCTCAGGAGATCACGGATGATGGAGAATATCGGGATTGCCTGGATCGAAGAGCCTTTTCCGGCGGATGACATTGGAGCATATCAAAAACTGTCCATAAACTCAGGAATTCCGGTGGCTGCAGGTGAAACAATTTTCACAAAATATGAATTTATGAGGTATATTGGCGCTGGCATATCCATAGCACAGCCAGACGTCTGCAGAACCGGAGGAATAACTGAATGGATCCAAATCTCCTCCCTGTGTATGGCGAATAATGTTAATATAGCACCCCATTTTATTATGCAGCTTCATGCACCACTGGTATCATCTATCCCTGAAGGCATCTATGTGGAGTATATTCCATGGATGGAAAAACTGTTTTCCGAAAAACCGAAAATAGAAAGTGGGATGATATATCCCTCTATGAAACCGGGAACAGGCGTAAAGTTCAGCAGAAAGGCATTAGAAGAGTACAATGCTGAATATATTTAA
- a CDS encoding transposase, with translation MKTITTGGGPFKVPGIVIMYLDSLRELRGMPFRQLESELHNLSRIFRFPEISFTSIYRRIRKIIPEIGSDNNGALAAIDSSGFKVTLRGDYPGNKWHKIRRGWIKLHAAIDINNFEIIDYSITDEHANDAKEGIKS, from the coding sequence ATGAAAACAATTACAACAGGAGGGGGGCCATTTAAGGTGCCGGGAATAGTAATAATGTACCTAGATAGTTTAAGGGAGTTAAGGGGAATGCCATTCAGGCAGCTGGAGTCAGAACTCCATAACTTATCAAGAATATTCAGATTCCCTGAAATATCATTTACATCAATATACAGGAGGATAAGAAAAATAATTCCGGAAATAGGGAGTGATAATAATGGTGCATTGGCAGCAATAGACTCCTCAGGATTCAAGGTAACATTAAGGGGAGACTACCCAGGCAATAAATGGCATAAGATAAGAAGGGGATGGATTAAGCTGCATGCTGCTATAGACATTAATAATTTTGAGATAATAGATTACTCCATTACAGATGAACATGCAAATGATGCTAAGGAGGGAATAAAATCATAA
- a CDS encoding winged helix-turn-helix domain-containing protein produces MIEEYGIAILDQEGDYIVKPFFSDIPKVSKLIIICDAKTEYGNAKQRIIDFLKLKNIKPEFIEIKDVGNFFQIFLVLQKICKSKNDPTWVNISCGSGIGVSALTIHAYNQDILMVVYDKYLNSTVVINVKKLKKIDIYNKRYIRLMREISAKPQSIEQLSVSLNITKSAVSRRLKNLLALGIITRSGAGSRNYPYEHSLNEFGRLLLG; encoded by the coding sequence ATGATAGAAGAGTATGGTATTGCAATTCTGGACCAGGAAGGCGATTACATAGTAAAGCCATTCTTTTCCGATATTCCAAAAGTCTCAAAACTGATTATAATATGTGATGCCAAGACAGAATATGGAAATGCAAAACAGAGAATAATTGATTTTCTTAAACTGAAGAATATAAAGCCTGAATTCATTGAAATAAAGGATGTGGGAAATTTTTTCCAGATTTTCCTTGTTTTGCAGAAAATATGCAAGTCTAAAAACGATCCGACGTGGGTTAATATATCCTGTGGTTCTGGAATTGGAGTATCTGCATTAACCATACATGCATATAACCAGGATATACTCATGGTAGTTTATGACAAGTATCTGAACTCAACCGTCGTAATAAACGTAAAAAAATTGAAAAAAATAGATATATACAATAAGAGATACATTCGGCTTATGAGAGAAATATCGGCTAAACCGCAAAGTATAGAACAATTATCAGTTTCATTGAATATTACAAAATCAGCAGTTTCAAGGCGTTTAAAAAATCTTCTGGCACTGGGCATAATAACTAGAAGTGGAGCAGGTAGCAGGAATTATCCCTATGAACACTCATTGAACGAATTCGGGAGACTTTTACTCGGTTGA
- a CDS encoding glycoside hydrolase family 88 protein, whose product MDYKDPRHIYSTMETIAEKVNKISEECINRFPYYRDEFSGRLVCTDTCNWSGGHWISLQLNSYIISPETGIINNIKSLKDRISCRSKDRDIFLGFIFYYSFARMYDMFGSEYDLNTALSAADTLISMFNPVAKLIPLGSECQVLGTDIQGDNIAAVDGSIIANILLYWAYDHTGRQDYLETAISNLDSTIKIFMRGNFSVIHMVKFDPDSGNILTKWNNLGYSNNTTWSRGQAWFLLALAYGYKYTENKKYIEIYRKALKFYIGRCRLTSLLPLYDLQAPEEPGTPVDASSLAILAKSYITMLELGLDDDGTLNSILDTILSIIDVTPSSFITHHVCFDYPHRFAIDSDMVFADYYILDFLINLNEYIQRRNKII is encoded by the coding sequence ATGGACTACAAGGACCCGAGGCATATTTACAGTACCATGGAAACAATAGCGGAAAAGGTTAATAAAATTTCTGAAGAATGCATAAATAGGTTTCCCTATTACAGGGATGAGTTCTCTGGTAGACTTGTCTGCACTGATACATGCAACTGGAGTGGTGGCCATTGGATTTCACTGCAGTTAAATTCATATATAATTTCCCCAGAAACCGGCATAATAAACAACATTAAGTCCTTGAAGGACAGAATAAGTTGCAGGTCGAAGGACAGGGATATATTCCTGGGTTTTATTTTCTATTACTCATTTGCACGAATGTATGACATGTTCGGCTCAGAATACGATCTTAATACCGCACTGTCGGCAGCCGATACCCTCATTTCCATGTTCAACCCAGTGGCTAAGCTGATTCCACTGGGAAGTGAATGCCAGGTTCTGGGAACTGATATACAGGGTGATAACATTGCTGCGGTTGACGGTTCCATCATAGCAAATATACTTCTGTACTGGGCATACGATCATACAGGAAGGCAGGATTATCTGGAGACGGCCATAAGCAATCTGGACAGCACTATAAAAATATTCATGAGAGGTAATTTTTCTGTAATACATATGGTTAAATTCGATCCTGATTCTGGAAATATTCTGACAAAATGGAATAATCTTGGTTACAGTAATAACACAACCTGGTCCCGTGGACAGGCATGGTTTCTTCTGGCTCTTGCCTATGGATATAAATATACTGAAAACAAAAAATACATCGAAATTTACAGGAAGGCGCTGAAATTTTATATCGGTCGTTGCAGGCTAACTAGTCTTCTACCCTTATATGACCTTCAGGCACCAGAAGAACCTGGAACCCCTGTTGATGCTTCTTCACTGGCTATTCTTGCCAAATCATATATAACTATGCTGGAACTTGGACTGGATGATGATGGTACACTGAATTCCATACTAGATACCATACTTTCAATTATTGATGTCACTCCCAGCAGCTTTATAACCCACCATGTATGTTTTGATTATCCCCACAGGTTTGCAATAGACTCTGACATGGTTTTTGCAGATTACTATATCCTCGATTTCCTGATAAATCTGAATGAATATATCCAGAGAAGAAATAAAATTATTTAA
- a CDS encoding MaoC/PaaZ C-terminal domain-containing protein, which translates to MESKTIITPGRTVTESEIVEFAGLSGDYHPAHTNELYAARKSISGRRVAHGLLILSISEGLFFRTNYFDWENVPLMTLGFEDVRFPNPTYIGDTIHSELTLESERESKTHRGMKIMVFNVKVLKQDGTIVCQYNHPIIARL; encoded by the coding sequence ATGGAATCCAAGACCATCATAACTCCTGGTAGAACTGTTACAGAATCTGAGATAGTGGAATTTGCTGGATTAAGCGGGGATTACCATCCGGCACATACAAATGAGTTATATGCAGCCAGAAAATCTATATCCGGAAGAAGGGTTGCCCATGGCCTCCTTATACTAAGCATATCTGAAGGCCTGTTTTTCAGGACAAACTATTTTGACTGGGAAAATGTACCACTAATGACCCTTGGTTTTGAGGATGTTAGGTTTCCAAACCCTACCTATATAGGGGATACAATACATTCTGAGCTGACACTGGAATCAGAAAGAGAAAGCAAAACACACCGGGGAATGAAAATTATGGTATTCAATGTAAAGGTATTGAAACAGGATGGCACTATAGTGTGCCAGTACAA
- a CDS encoding HEPN domain-containing protein, which translates to MDWLNQSKRDLEEAEDSMGHGKYEWACFAAQQSAEKAVKGLYNALNKEIWSHSISRMLSQLPEFKVDKQIIERSKELDRVYTGSRYPDYYTEGSPYEYYSIEDARRCINYAKEIFEFCSKNIRT; encoded by the coding sequence TTGGACTGGTTAAATCAATCTAAGAGAGATCTGGAAGAAGCAGAAGATTCTATGGGACACGGAAAATATGAATGGGCTTGCTTCGCCGCCCAGCAAAGTGCGGAAAAGGCTGTCAAGGGTCTTTATAATGCCTTAAATAAGGAAATATGGAGCCATTCCATCTCTAGAATGCTATCTCAACTTCCTGAATTTAAAGTAGATAAACAGATAATAGAAAGGTCAAAAGAACTTGATAGAGTGTATACGGGTTCGAGATACCCTGATTATTATACTGAAGGTTCCCCTTATGAATATTATTCAATTGAAGATGCCCGCAGGTGTATAAATTATGCAAAGGAAATATTTGAATTCTGCTCCAAAAATATACGAACTTGA